The DNA window GGCAGCGCAAGCGTGACCCGCCGCCTGAGGCCCGTTGCCGCGAGCGCGTCGTCAACCATCCCCGACATGCTCCCGTCGATCGATCTCAGCGCGTGCGGCAACGCGCAGAAGACCTCCATCGGCATTGCCTCGTTCTCGGGAAGGTCGGCGACAGCCTGGTTGTCGCTGGCGGCGATCAACACGAACGGGGATTTGAACAGCAGTCTGCTGGATATCCAATCCGGCATTTCCAATGGCCGCTCGAGCGCCATGTCGATCCCGCCTTCGGGCCGCCGCTATGATACTGGACGGTGGTGGTCGCGCGGCATAACCAGCAGGAGCATTACCGTTGAACAACCGTTTGATGCTAGGCAAATGGAGCACCATGTTCTAGAAGGGGCCGTCGCTCATTGTCAGGGACGCTGCGCCAATGACCATGCCCAAAACCGTTGCCGATTGGCTTTCACCGGATCGCGCCGCCTTGCTTGTATACGACATGCAGATCGGCATTGCCCGGCAAGTCAAGGGCGCGGATGAGACGATTGATCGTATCGCAGCAGTTGTTGCAGCCGCCCGGAGCGCGGGAATGCGGATCGCTTTCTGTCGTCATCTTTCGCTGCCGAAGCCGTGGATGGGTTTCTTCGCAACGCGGATGGCGATGGCATGGCAACGCACGGACGACCCGGAAAAAGTGAAACCCTGGTTTCTACGAGATAGCGAGGCGGTTCAGATCGTTCCGGAACTGCGGCCGCAAGAGGGGGACTTCGTGTTTGACAAGCTGGGGATGTCGGCATTCGAAGGGACTCCCTTGCAGCTCGCCATGCGGGATGCTGGCCTTTCGGCTCTGGCGATCTGCGGCATTGCCATGGAAATCGGAATCGAGCCGACCTGCCGCCATGCAGCCGATCTAGGGATCGTTCCAGTCTTGATCGAAGACGCATGCGGCCACGGAGATGCGGAGGCAGGAAGACGCTCCCTCGAATCCCTGCGTTTCATGGGCGATACGATTGTGACGAATACAGATGAATTCCTGACAGCCATGTCTCGTCCGGCATGACGTCCATTTAGGGCCTGAGGCAGTCCCGGCCGATGTCTTCTTGAACCATAGCTCTCCCGTCCATTCCGTCCCTATCGGGTCCTCCGGGAAACGGCATTTCCGGAATGCGAAGGCGTCTTGCAATTCCGGAAAATACGATCGGATATCTTGACAAGATCGGCGGCTTGCCGTCAAAGCTGACACTCCACTTCTTTCTGGCAATCATTATTGCGCCCTCTACATCTCCTTCCGTGCCGAGCGGAGGGAAACCCAGCGGTATGATGCGGCCACGCGTTCCGAAACGCCTTTCGGAACTGTCTCTCTGGCAGCCGATCCCACCCACACGATTGTTTCAAAGCGAAACTTGGAGGAAAGACCATGAAAATCGTAAGACTTGGCAAGACCGGGCTTGAAGTCAGCCGTATTTGCTTCGGCTGCATGTCCTTCGGCAAGCAGACCGACGAGCGTCCATGGGTCCTTGGTCTCGACGAAGCGCGGCCGCTATACAAGCGTGCCTGGGACGCGGGCATCAATTTCTTCGATACGGCGAACGTCTATGCGCAAGGTACGAGCGAAGAAATCACCGGCATATTGTTGAAGGAGTTGGCGCCGCGCGAGGAAATCGTCCTTGCGACCAAGGTCTTCGGCCGCATGCGTCCCGGTCCGAATGGTCAGGGTCTGTCGCGAGCCGCCATTCTCGGCGAAATCGACAACAGCCTGCGCCGCCTTGGTACCGACTATGTCGATCTCTACCAAATCCACCGTTTCGACCCCTTCACACCCGTCGAAGAGACGATGGAAGCGCTAAACGACGTCGTTCGCGCCGGCAAGGCACGCTATATCGGGGCCTCCTCCATGTGGGCTTGGCAATTCGCCAAGCTGCAGCATGCCGCAGCGCTGAATGGCTGGACCAAATTCGTCTCGATGCAGAACCAGCTCAGCCTCGTCTACCGCGAGGAGGAGCGCGAGATGCTGCCGCTCTGCAAGGACCAGAGTATCGCTGTCCTGCCATGGAGCCCTCTCGGCGGCGGCAAGCTGACGCGCCCCTGGGGCACGGAAACCAAGCGCGCCATCACCGACCGCTATAATAAGACAATGTATGAGAAGACCGGCGACCGCGAAATAGTGGCCGCTGTCGAAGCCGTCGCCAAAGCTCGAGGCACGAGCATGGCGCAAATCGCCATGGCGTGGGTGCTGCAGAAGCCTGAAGTGACTTCGCCGATCGTCGGCGTCAGCAAGATGAGCCATCTGGAGGATGCGATCGCCGCGGACGACCTTGTCCTCAATACCGATGAAATCAAAGCGCTTGAGGCCCCTTACAAGCCACAGCACGTCGCCGGCTTTTGATTGAACAATCTAAGAGGGTGCGAAAGGCGAAGACGGCACCAGTCGTCTTCGCCGAACGAGACATAGGGAGATCGTCACCTCTTACCCTGCTTCGAGCACGCCGGGTTCGGCGGCGATCGTTTTCGTTTCTGCCGCCTTTGTGATCAGATAGGTGGCGGCTTTCGCCGTGCCAGGTGAGCGACTCCAACGGAACCCAATCACTCGCGATCAGACCGTCAGTGGTGCATTCTTCTTGGCCGCGGCATCCGAAGCTCTCGCGACTGCCGATAATTCCGTGCTACCGCATGCCTCCTCAAATCAGGATCGATTTAAGGAAAGCGATCCAAACTGCCACAACGACCTTCCTGCGTTTGAAAAGACGCAGGGCGCTGTAGAGCCGTAACCGCGCAGGTGCTACGATTCACAAGGAATAATCACCGGTGGCGGACAAGAGGGGGCTAGGCGGTGGGTTTCCAGGAAATCTTCATAGAAACTGAGGCTTGGATCCGGACTGTTCTTCTTAACGCATGGACACTCTACCAGTGCGGATTGATTGCCTTAGGTTTCCTACTTTCGGCATTCGCTGCGAAACGAGTAGAGCCGATCTTCGAAGCGCGCGCACGCAAAATCAAGGGAAATCCGGACCTGCTGCGCGTTATTGTCGCTTTCCTGAGACGCCTGCGTTGGCTCTTCCTGATTGTGTGGTTGTGGTTGGTGGAAGGGGCTCTATCGCGTTATGCATGGCCCTCCCATCGATGGCTTGTCGAAACTGCGCTGACACTTACGGCGGCATGGTTCGTCGTAGCGGTGCTAACGAGGATCATCCGCAATCAGACCCTCGCACGCATCGTCGCGATTGCCAGCTGGTCTTATATTGCCCTCTACACCGTCGGGCTTGACGGCGCCGTCTTTGGGGCTCTCGACAGTGCTGCACTCAGGATCGGCGCGGTGAAGCTTTCACTGCTCTTGATCATGAAAGCCGTCGTTCTGGCGGTTGCGCTGGTCTGGCTCGCCGTACTGACTGGAAACGTTTCTTCTCATTGGGTTCAACGGTCCACGGACCTTTCTCCCTCCTTCAAGGTACTCATCAGCAAACTCATCAAGATCGGCTTGATCATACTGGCAGGGGCAATCGCGCTGTCGGCCACAGGAATCGACCTTACGGCCCTCACCGTGTTCTCAGGCGCGGTGGGCGTCGGTATCGGTTTCGGTTTACAGAAGGTTGTGTCGAATTTCATCTCCGGTGTCATCATTCTGCTCGACAAGTCCATCAAGCCGGGGGACACGATTTCGCTCGGGGAAACTTTCGGCTCGATCAGGGACCTGCGCTCCCGTTTCGTCTCGGTGATCACCAGAGACGGCAAGGAATATCTCATCCCGAATGAGGACTTTATCTCGCAGCAAGTGGTGAACTGGTCGTTTTCCAGCGACTTCGTCCGTATCGAAGTCGATTTTGGAACTTCCTATGACAGCGACCCGCACGATGTTGTGCGTATCGCCATAGAAACGGCACAGAAGATCCCCCGGATCACGAATACCTATTCTGCGCCGGTATGCTGGATGACGGCCTTCGGATCGTCTTCGCTCGATTTCAAGTTGAGGTTCTGGATTTCTGATCCAAGCAATGGGCTGACCAACATCCGGGGCGAGGTACTAATGGCGTTATGGGACGCCTTCAAGCAAGAAGGCATTTCGATCCCCTTCCCGCACCGCGAGATCATCATGAAGACTCCCGTCGAAATTGCTGAGCGTCCCTCTCAGCCGGGATAGAGCACTCGCTGCATCGTCTTAGCCAGCGGCTACAAGACATTGACGCCAAGTGAGGTGGACGTATGACCGACTTTTCAGTGAGGGAAGGCGGTCGCAAGCGACAGCCGTGTGAAAGGATCGAGAAGTCTCTGTCATGTGCCGGCTGGTGTTCGCCTCACGCTTCAGCCTGTTCGAAACTGGATCTCTTCCAATCTCTAAAAGCTTTTCCAGTGGGGCCCCTTACAAGCCGCGGCACGTCGCCGGCTTTTGATTGAACTTACGAAGATAGAAGCAAAATACTGGCGGCGAAGACAGCCTCAGCCGTCCTCGCTTAACGAGACACCGAGTCGTCAAGTGGTGGATAGCGTCAGATCAGGCATAACTGTAACCGAGATCCGTCGGGGCGAGGATCTGCTTGACGGTCCACGTTTCTCTCCAAGGTGATGGATTGCCCCGTGCATTGAACACCAGCTTGGAGCCAAGGTCGTAACCCTTCGCTCCCGTCTCCGGACTGTAGGGAGGCATCGTTGGATGCTGAACTTTCCAGCGCTCCCAAAGCAGGTCCAAGAATGCGTGATGGAGGAAGAAGACCGGATCATTTGGCGAAGTCGCATCCGCCATGTTTCCGCCAACCCAACGATGAACCGGATTGTGCAAAACGCCTTCGGACACGCGTTCGAAGCTGGACGGACCAGGCGAATAGGGCGTTTTTGCCAAACCTGCCGAAATATCGCTGAGTGTCGGAAGCCAGGATGTGGCGTCTTCACCAAACTCTCTTCGAAGGCCGGGGTCCCCGGCCGGACCGTCCCACACCCGGATTGGGAATTGACCTCCGCTGTAAGCGAATGGACCAGTGGTGACGTGACCTCCCTGTGTTGCATCACCATCGCCACCGAGGAAATCCGGCGTGAAAGGATTGCTCGTACCCGAGTACTCCCAGTCCCAATACGGCAGGGTGATCGAAGTGTCATTGACCGCCGTTTGGAGAGCAAGCTCGAATTGGCGGAGAAGGATGCGGTGCCAAGGATAGAACAAGGGGCCGCCATGTGGCATGGGCATGATCATTGCCGGTCCACTCACCATCGCATTTTTGTGAACCTCGACAAAGTCATCGTAGCGCTTTTGGGCGCCGGGATGTAGCACGCTATCTACATTATTCTTGAGCGCCAGTACCGCATCGACGAATGCTGTCTTCTGAGATGAACTAAGATCTCTATGATTTCTTCGCAGATCCACTCGAGTTTCCTCCCAAAATGAGGAAACAACTATAAATTTATATTTCTGAAATTCGATACATCATTTTGGGTAAGGGCACGCGGTCACCCTGACCGCAAAACGAAACGGCGGTTGCTTTTTTGCACCGGGCGCGCGTCGTCTTGGTAGAGCTTGGCGAATGCGGCCACACTGTCGGCGGAGGCCTGGATCGGGTGGGTCAGCAAGAGCCAATCGACATCCTCGCTGCACGGCGGGGTCGTGAGCGAACCGGAATAGCGGTAATAGGTCAATTTCGGCGGCAAGAGTCCGTTTGGGTTGATTGCGGCGTCAATCTTGACCGGGGCGCCCTCCGTTACCGGCATAGTAGATACGATCTTGTCGAAGACTGCGTTTGCCCTGCCGTTCTCGATCAGTACGCCGACAACCGCGAGTGCACCCGCGGCATTCGCGTGCACGAAATGTACTTCCATCGGGTAGGTTTTGCCGTTGATCTGGTGCTCACTCGGATGATGGAAATGAAACTGAACGAGCTTGTACTCGCCACCGGGAGCGATGAGCCTAGAGCCGTTGGCGACGTTCACCTGGATTGTATGGCCATTGTTGACGATGGCGTCGGCACGCTTCGACCAGTTAATCCCAAGCGGCGGGAGGGTCGCCCTGATGGGATCGACGATGTTAATCGGCGATTGCTGAGTTCCGACCGAGCAGGCCGCGTTGGCCGCGTCAAGCTCCGCCCATTCGTTCGGCCCGCCATGCCCTTCGTAGCTCCAGTGAGTGTCTGCGGCAAAGGCATTGCAAGCACAAATGGAAGAAAATGCTGCCACCGCAGGCGTGCATCCGAGCCCCGCAATGAATTCCCGCCGTCGCATAGCCGAACCTCCGCCCTTGATCCTGGAAACATATCGCAATCCAGGCGGTGCGGGAACCTGATTTAACCGCCCTAAAGAAGGCGTCGTCGTGCTCTGATTCGTCCGGCTCTGGCCCAAATTGAAAGGTGCGGATCCAGGCTACCGGTGCGGGACTAATCTTCTAATCTTTTCCAATATCGCGAATATTCATCGGTCTTGCCGATGGCATGGATCACACCGTGCAGCTCGGCCAGGCCTTTCAACCGCCCGATCAGCGAATAACCGGGGTTGGTCGGTTTGTCGACATCGTCGCCGATCAGATGCCCATGGTCGGGGCGCATCGGAATAAGGTGATCCGGCCGGCCCCCGGTGCGGCGACGAGCCTCCTCCGCCAGAAGCGTACGCAGGATCGCGTACATATCGCTGCGGCCTTCCAGATGGGCGGCTTCGACAAAAGAGCCGTCCGGTTCGATCGCCACATCGCGCAGATGGGCGAAATTGATGCGCGGCGCAAATTCGCGCGCCATAGCGAGCACATCATTGTCGGCACGCGAACCCAGGGAACCGACGCAAAGCGTCAGGCCGTTGGCCGGATGATCGACGCTGCTGACGATACGACGCAGATCGTCTGCCGTCGAAACCACCCGCGGCAGGCCGAAGAGCGAAATCGGAGGATCGTCGGGGTGAATGGCGAGCCGTGCTCCAACTTCGGCAGCGACCGGTACGACCTCACGCAGAAAATCGTCGAGGCTCGCCTGCAAATCCTCCGTCGTCACTCCATCGAAGGACTCAATGGCCGCACGGATGGCCTCACGGCCATAGCTGTCCTCGCCGCCCGGAAGACCGGCGATAATATTGCTCTCCAGTCGGCGAACTGCCTCCTCCGAGAGCCCCTTCAATCGCTCCTCGGCACGCTGCAAAAGCTCCGGCCCATAGTTTGCCTCGGCACCTTTTCTGCGCAGGATAAAAACGTCATAGGCGACGAATTCCACCATGTCGAAACGAAGGGCCAGCGCTGTCGTCGGCATCTCGAAGCGCAGGTCCGTGCGGGTCCAGTCGACCACCGGCATGAAGTTGTAGCAGATCGTCTTGATGCCGGATCGAGCGAGATTGACCAGTGTGTCCTTCCAGACGCCGATCGCCTGGAGAGCCCCGGCGCCACCGAGCTTGATGACGCTCGGGACCGGGATCGATTCGCAGACGCTCCAACGCATGCCCGCCGCCTCCACCAAGGTCTTGCGCGCCTCGATCTCTTCCGGCGTCCATACGCGGGAATAGGAGATTTCGTGGAGCGCGGTC is part of the Rhizobium jaguaris genome and encodes:
- a CDS encoding LysR substrate-binding domain-containing protein, with the translated sequence MALERPLEMPDWISSRLLFKSPFVLIAASDNQAVADLPENEAMPMEVFCALPHALRSIDGSMSGMVDDALAATGLRRRVTLALPHFQAVALAVASEQHIAAVPSQFAAAMRHRLKLRVFPPPLDIPVPDVRALMACPS
- a CDS encoding cysteine hydrolase; the encoded protein is MTMPKTVADWLSPDRAALLVYDMQIGIARQVKGADETIDRIAAVVAAARSAGMRIAFCRHLSLPKPWMGFFATRMAMAWQRTDDPEKVKPWFLRDSEAVQIVPELRPQEGDFVFDKLGMSAFEGTPLQLAMRDAGLSALAICGIAMEIGIEPTCRHAADLGIVPVLIEDACGHGDAEAGRRSLESLRFMGDTIVTNTDEFLTAMSRPA
- a CDS encoding aldo/keto reductase, which produces MKIVRLGKTGLEVSRICFGCMSFGKQTDERPWVLGLDEARPLYKRAWDAGINFFDTANVYAQGTSEEITGILLKELAPREEIVLATKVFGRMRPGPNGQGLSRAAILGEIDNSLRRLGTDYVDLYQIHRFDPFTPVEETMEALNDVVRAGKARYIGASSMWAWQFAKLQHAAALNGWTKFVSMQNQLSLVYREEEREMLPLCKDQSIAVLPWSPLGGGKLTRPWGTETKRAITDRYNKTMYEKTGDREIVAAVEAVAKARGTSMAQIAMAWVLQKPEVTSPIVGVSKMSHLEDAIAADDLVLNTDEIKALEAPYKPQHVAGF
- a CDS encoding mechanosensitive ion channel family protein, yielding MGFQEIFIETEAWIRTVLLNAWTLYQCGLIALGFLLSAFAAKRVEPIFEARARKIKGNPDLLRVIVAFLRRLRWLFLIVWLWLVEGALSRYAWPSHRWLVETALTLTAAWFVVAVLTRIIRNQTLARIVAIASWSYIALYTVGLDGAVFGALDSAALRIGAVKLSLLLIMKAVVLAVALVWLAVLTGNVSSHWVQRSTDLSPSFKVLISKLIKIGLIILAGAIALSATGIDLTALTVFSGAVGVGIGFGLQKVVSNFISGVIILLDKSIKPGDTISLGETFGSIRDLRSRFVSVITRDGKEYLIPNEDFISQQVVNWSFSSDFVRIEVDFGTSYDSDPHDVVRIAIETAQKIPRITNTYSAPVCWMTAFGSSSLDFKLRFWISDPSNGLTNIRGEVLMALWDAFKQEGISIPFPHREIIMKTPVEIAERPSQPG
- a CDS encoding tyrosinase family protein, with amino-acid sequence MDLRRNHRDLSSSQKTAFVDAVLALKNNVDSVLHPGAQKRYDDFVEVHKNAMVSGPAMIMPMPHGGPLFYPWHRILLRQFELALQTAVNDTSITLPYWDWEYSGTSNPFTPDFLGGDGDATQGGHVTTGPFAYSGGQFPIRVWDGPAGDPGLRREFGEDATSWLPTLSDISAGLAKTPYSPGPSSFERVSEGVLHNPVHRWVGGNMADATSPNDPVFFLHHAFLDLLWERWKVQHPTMPPYSPETGAKGYDLGSKLVFNARGNPSPWRETWTVKQILAPTDLGYSYA
- a CDS encoding carbonic anhydrase; translated protein: MRRREFIAGLGCTPAVAAFSSICACNAFAADTHWSYEGHGGPNEWAELDAANAACSVGTQQSPINIVDPIRATLPPLGINWSKRADAIVNNGHTIQVNVANGSRLIAPGGEYKLVQFHFHHPSEHQINGKTYPMEVHFVHANAAGALAVVGVLIENGRANAVFDKIVSTMPVTEGAPVKIDAAINPNGLLPPKLTYYRYSGSLTTPPCSEDVDWLLLTHPIQASADSVAAFAKLYQDDARPVQKSNRRFVLRSG
- the uxuA gene encoding mannonate dehydratase, with protein sequence MESCWRWFGPKDLVPLIHARQGGATGIVTALHEISYSRVWTPEEIEARKTLVEAAGMRWSVCESIPVPSVIKLGGAGALQAIGVWKDTLVNLARSGIKTICYNFMPVVDWTRTDLRFEMPTTALALRFDMVEFVAYDVFILRRKGAEANYGPELLQRAEERLKGLSEEAVRRLESNIIAGLPGGEDSYGREAIRAAIESFDGVTTEDLQASLDDFLREVVPVAAEVGARLAIHPDDPPISLFGLPRVVSTADDLRRIVSSVDHPANGLTLCVGSLGSRADNDVLAMAREFAPRINFAHLRDVAIEPDGSFVEAAHLEGRSDMYAILRTLLAEEARRRTGGRPDHLIPMRPDHGHLIGDDVDKPTNPGYSLIGRLKGLAELHGVIHAIGKTDEYSRYWKRLED